A region of Frederiksenia canicola DNA encodes the following proteins:
- a CDS encoding carboxymuconolactone decarboxylase family protein, translating to MEQFTNWAEHTAHVKKSFGKLGQNHPKMLEGYKALSQAAAAEALDHKTRELIALAVAVTTRCESCISVHAEEAAKAGATESEIAGALATAIALNAGAAYTYALRAMEAVEAQKQK from the coding sequence ATGGAACAATTTACCAATTGGGCAGAACATACTGCCCACGTTAAAAAATCTTTCGGCAAGTTAGGGCAAAACCACCCTAAAATGTTGGAAGGCTACAAGGCATTAAGTCAAGCTGCTGCGGCAGAAGCACTTGATCACAAAACACGTGAACTTATCGCGTTAGCCGTTGCCGTGACTACTCGTTGCGAAAGTTGTATCAGTGTTCACGCTGAAGAAGCAGCAAAAGCAGGGGCAACGGAAAGCGAAATTGCCGGTGCATTGGCTACGGCTATCGCTCTCAACGCGGGGGCGGCTTACACTTACGCATTGCGTGCAATGGAAGCGGTTGAAGCACAAAAACAGAAGTAA